Proteins from a single region of Desulfobacterales bacterium:
- a CDS encoding hybrid sensor histidine kinase/response regulator: MTTPPNEKWQLLLVDDEEDIRDVLTIVLSDCGYTVLSAKNGREALALYKKKMPPMVLTDIKMPGMDGIELLKSVKHENPDAEVIMITGHGDMDLAIESLKHEAADFVTKPVNTEALKIALKRVQDKILIKRTLTQYTESLEALVREKIELQDRLSSLGLMIGSISHGVKGLLTNMDAGLYMLDSGLTKARPEQSKEGLNIVKSTAAHIKKLMLDILFYVKDRELKSTIVDIPLFIEDVADGIVPKIKGKNISLIREFEGAPDTFPLDPDFLRTALINIFDNAVDACVSDTSKPFHQIIFRVKEQHATLIMEIQDTGIGMTSETREKIFDLFFSSKGSKGTGFGLFITSNIITQHGGTITVISSKGRGATFRIRIPKAGTTAIQKVLSTPDRVPSA; encoded by the coding sequence CACGGTTCTTAGCGCGAAAAACGGGCGTGAAGCACTTGCGCTGTATAAGAAAAAAATGCCGCCTATGGTTCTAACGGATATCAAAATGCCGGGAATGGACGGCATTGAGCTGCTCAAATCGGTGAAACATGAAAATCCGGACGCGGAAGTGATCATGATCACAGGGCATGGGGATATGGATCTGGCCATTGAGAGCCTCAAACATGAAGCTGCGGATTTCGTCACAAAACCGGTCAATACAGAAGCGTTAAAAATAGCCCTGAAACGCGTTCAAGACAAGATTCTGATCAAACGAACCTTAACACAATACACCGAGAGCCTTGAAGCTCTGGTGCGGGAGAAGATTGAACTTCAGGACCGGCTCTCATCACTCGGACTAATGATCGGTTCCATTTCACACGGGGTGAAGGGGCTTTTGACCAATATGGATGCCGGCCTTTACATGCTCGATTCGGGCTTGACCAAAGCGAGGCCCGAACAGAGCAAAGAGGGCCTGAATATCGTTAAATCAACGGCGGCACATATTAAAAAATTAATGTTGGACATTTTATTTTACGTCAAGGACAGGGAGTTAAAATCCACGATTGTGGACATTCCCCTTTTTATTGAGGATGTGGCTGACGGAATTGTGCCCAAAATTAAAGGGAAAAATATTTCCTTGATTCGGGAGTTTGAAGGCGCGCCCGACACCTTTCCGCTTGATCCGGATTTTTTGCGAACGGCGCTTATCAATATTTTCGATAATGCCGTGGATGCCTGCGTATCGGATACATCCAAACCCTTCCACCAAATCATTTTCCGGGTGAAGGAGCAACATGCAACTCTGATTATGGAAATTCAGGATACCGGTATCGGCATGACTAGCGAAACCCGTGAAAAAATCTTTGATCTTTTCTTTTCATCCAAGGGAAGCAAGGGTACCGGCTTTGGCTTGTTTATCACCAGCAACATCATTACTCAGCATGGCGGCACCATCACCGTCATTTCGTCAAAGGGACGAGGTGCCACATTTCGCATTCGAATTCCAAAGGCGGGAACTACGGCGATTCAAAAAGTCTTATCCACGCCGGACCGGGTTCCATCCGCTTAG